The following is a genomic window from Polaribacter atrinae.
CCCAACCTTGCATACCGTAATAAGACCACGAAATCATAGTTGAAAACGCAAATAAAATTACAGCAATTGTTAATACAATTGAAAAGTGTGGAATTACGGTATCGAAAGCTACAGCGGTTATTTCTACACCTTGTTTAATTTCAACTCCATACTCCATAAATTCCCCATCGAAATTAGTAATAATAATAACCAAAGCAGTCATAGTACAAATAATAACGGTATCTATAAATGGCTCTAACAAAGCTACAATACCCTCACTTGCAGGATACTTAGTTCTTACCGCCGAATGTGCAATTGCCGCAGATCCTACACCAGCTTCGTTAGAGAATGCTCCCCTACGAATACCTTGAATCATTACCCCAACTAAACCACCAGCAACTCCTAATCCAGAAAAAGCTCCGTCATAAATTAAAAGAAAAGCATCATCTATTAAACTAAAGTTTGCGAATAAAATTATTAAAGCAGCCAACACATAAATTCCTGCCATAAAAGGCACTACTTTCTCTGTAACTGAAGCGATTCTTTTAATACCTCCAATAATTACGACTGCTACTAAAACAGCCATTACAAGTCCAAAATACAACCCAGCATTACCACCTGTTAAATTAAACAGTTTTGTAAACTGTGCAGCTGCCTGATTTGCTTGAAACATGTTACCTCCACCAAAAGAACCACCAACTACAAAAATTGCGAATAAAACAGCTAAAACCTTACCTAAACCACCTGCACCTTTTTCTTTAAGCCCTTTAGTTAAATAATACATTGGACCACCATACACGGTTCCATCTTCATCTACATCTCTATATTTTACACCTAATGTACATTCTGCAAATTTTGAAGCCATACCAAAAAGTCCCGCAACAATCATCCAAAAAGTTGCACCTGGACCACCAATTGACAATGCTACTGCAACACCAGCAATATTACCTAAGCCTACAGTCGCAGAGAGTGCTGCAGTTAAAGCCTGAAAATGAGAAACTTCACCTTCAACACCATCATCTCTAAGGGTTGTTAATATATCTGGACCAGAAGTTTTATCTCCATAAAGCTTATCTACACCATGTTTTTCAATATCCTCATATTTTCCTTTTACAACTTTAAACGCTGTTATAAAACCTGTAATGTTTATAAATTTAAAATATATTGTAAAATAAATTGCACCACCAATTAAAACAATTAATACCCAAGGGATTTTAAATGAATCAGAAAAAGGTATTTCATAGAAAATAGCCTCCACAAACCAACCGGTATAATCTTTAAACAATTGGTCTATTTTATCTGTTGTACTTTGAGCAAACATTATAACTGGCATCATTAAAAACAACAACGATAGAAGTTTTTTATTCATAATTTATTTTTAATATTAATTGGTTAAGTAATCCGCAATATCCTAAAAATTTGCTCTTTTCACAAGTTTTACCTAATAAATACACATTTTATATTAAGATTTCTTTAAATTTTTGCAAATCTTCTTTAAAAGATTTTGGATAAAAGTCTAATTCTTTATTGGTTTTTGATAAATCGAAACCAGTTCTTGCAGGTCTTGGTGCTGTTTGATTTAGAGTAAATGTTGATATCGGTTTAATTAAGTTTGTATCCAAATTAAAAGCAACTGCTATTTCTTTTGCAATGTCAAAAACACTTAATAATCCATTAGATGAAATATTAAAAATTCCTAAAGCTTTTTTATCCATAGAAATCTTACAAGCTATCGCTAAGTCTTTTACGTAGGTTGGCGCTCTAAACTGATCGTCTACAATAGTAATCTCCTTACCTTTCTCTAACATTTCTTTTACCCAAAGCACAATATTACTTCTACTCATATCAAACACTTTTCCGTAAACTAAAATAGCTCTTAATATGGTATAATTGATATTAGATTTTAATAAAAGCTCTTCAGATTTTAGTTTCGATAATCCATAATAACTCAATGGATTTGCTGTATCGGTTTCTTTGTAGTTTCCTTTTATTCCATCAAAAATAAAATCTGTAGAAATATGGATTAAATGAGCGTTTACCTCTTCTGATATTTCTGACAACCATTTTACAACAGTTACATTTAACAAATCACATGCCGCTTTTTGATTTTCACAATCATCTACTTGCGTCATTGCAGCTGTATTAATAATAAAATTAGGTTGAATTTCTATTAGTGCTTTTTTAAGATTCTCTTCTTGAGTAATATCAATAGAAACATAAGAAAAATCATTTCTTCCACTTCTATTTTCGCCTCTTGAAAATCCATAAACTTCATAATTTTCTTTTTCCTGAAGTAATAAATCTAATAAAGACTGTCCTAATAACCCATTACTTCCCGTAACCACTACTTTAACCATAAATAAATTCCTTCTTTTATACTTTTAGATTATAATTTTTAATGAATAATACTTTCAATAAAACCAAGGCTCATATTGAAAGTATCAACAGACTAAAACAATTGTCTTAATTTAATTATTTGATTAGGTCTTCCCAAAACAATTAGATGAGATCCTTTAATAAGTAAACAGTCTGCTTCTGGATTTATAATATACTCTTTATTAGGACCTATAAAACCGATAACTGTACACCCCGTTTTCTTTCTTAAATCTAAATCTAAGAGTGTCTTATTTATATATTTTTCTGGTAAATCATCTACAGCAATTTCTTCTAAATTGGCTGTAGTTTCTCCCTCTATAGTTAACCGATCTACAAACTCAATAACATCTGGTGTAGTTACCAAAGAAGCCATGTGATCTCCACCTAACTTGTCTGGCATTATCACATTACTTGCACCTGCTATTTTTAGCTTACTATAAGAAGACTCATTAGAAGCCCTGCTTATAACCTTACATTCTTTATTTAGTTGACTAACCGTTAAAACTACAAACAAATTATTAGCATCCGAAGGTAAAGCAGTAATTAAAAAAGAAGCTTTTTCTATACCAGCTCTAAGCAAAGTTTCATCTAAAGTTGCATCACCATTTATATTTAACACCCCAGCTGCATCTAAAATTTCTATTCTTTCTTTACTTTTTTCGACAACAACAAAGTCTTTATTATAATTTTTTAATTTTAAAATTGCTTGTTTCCCATTTCTTCCATATCCACAAACAATAGTATGTCCTTTTAAACTTGCTATCTTCTTTTCCACTTTTCTATGCTTAAAATGTTCAAATAATCTACCACTTACTAAATATTCTGAAAAAGCTGAAACGGCATATCCAAAAACAGTAATACTGGTTAAAATTAAAAATATTGTAAAAACTTTTTCTTCTGGAGAAAAGGGTCTTAACTCCCCAAAACCTACAGTAGTAACGGTAATAACCGTCATATATAATGCATCTATAAAAGAATAATGAGAAAGCACCATATAGCCTATTGTACCTAAAGACAGTATAGTAATAACTAAAAATAAAGTTTTATTAATTTTAGATTCTAATACATTTATCTTCATATATTATAGGTCAAATACAGAACTTCTTTTAGTATACATCATGTCTTTTAACTTTAATAAAAATGCCATTGTTAAATAAAAACCAAAAGACAAACCTACCGTAAAAAAAGTAACATAAATAAAAAACAAGCGCACATTTAAGGCTCTAATTCCTATTCTATCTGCTAATCTTGATGAAACATGAAATCCGTTTCTCTCAAAAAAATGTCGAATACTATCTATCATTTAGGTTCAAATAATTTCAATGCAATATAGTATTTTATCATTTGATAACAACATTTTTTAAATTACACTTATTTTTAAAACCATCGCTCTAAAAAAAGTTTAATATCAAAAGCAT
Proteins encoded in this region:
- a CDS encoding SDR family oxidoreductase → MVKVVVTGSNGLLGQSLLDLLLQEKENYEVYGFSRGENRSGRNDFSYVSIDITQEENLKKALIEIQPNFIINTAAMTQVDDCENQKAACDLLNVTVVKWLSEISEEVNAHLIHISTDFIFDGIKGNYKETDTANPLSYYGLSKLKSEELLLKSNINYTILRAILVYGKVFDMSRSNIVLWVKEMLEKGKEITIVDDQFRAPTYVKDLAIACKISMDKKALGIFNISSNGLLSVFDIAKEIAVAFNLDTNLIKPISTFTLNQTAPRPARTGFDLSKTNKELDFYPKSFKEDLQKFKEILI
- a CDS encoding alanine/glycine:cation symporter family protein gives rise to the protein MNKKLLSLLFLMMPVIMFAQSTTDKIDQLFKDYTGWFVEAIFYEIPFSDSFKIPWVLIVLIGGAIYFTIYFKFINITGFITAFKVVKGKYEDIEKHGVDKLYGDKTSGPDILTTLRDDGVEGEVSHFQALTAALSATVGLGNIAGVAVALSIGGPGATFWMIVAGLFGMASKFAECTLGVKYRDVDEDGTVYGGPMYYLTKGLKEKGAGGLGKVLAVLFAIFVVGGSFGGGNMFQANQAAAQFTKLFNLTGGNAGLYFGLVMAVLVAVVIIGGIKRIASVTEKVVPFMAGIYVLAALIILFANFSLIDDAFLLIYDGAFSGLGVAGGLVGVMIQGIRRGAFSNEAGVGSAAIAHSAVRTKYPASEGIVALLEPFIDTVIICTMTALVIIITNFDGEFMEYGVEIKQGVEITAVAFDTVIPHFSIVLTIAVILFAFSTMISWSYYGMQGWVFLFGKGKYTDLAYKVLFLIFVVIGASISLGAVIDFSDAMIFAMVVPNIIGVVMLSPVIKKELKRYMNAINKKKEAIEDGAVDVNDHL
- a CDS encoding PspC family transcriptional regulator, which encodes MIDSIRHFFERNGFHVSSRLADRIGIRALNVRLFFIYVTFFTVGLSFGFYLTMAFLLKLKDMMYTKRSSVFDL
- a CDS encoding potassium channel family protein — translated: MKINVLESKINKTLFLVITILSLGTIGYMVLSHYSFIDALYMTVITVTTVGFGELRPFSPEEKVFTIFLILTSITVFGYAVSAFSEYLVSGRLFEHFKHRKVEKKIASLKGHTIVCGYGRNGKQAILKLKNYNKDFVVVEKSKERIEILDAAGVLNINGDATLDETLLRAGIEKASFLITALPSDANNLFVVLTVSQLNKECKVISRASNESSYSKLKIAGASNVIMPDKLGGDHMASLVTTPDVIEFVDRLTIEGETTANLEEIAVDDLPEKYINKTLLDLDLRKKTGCTVIGFIGPNKEYIINPEADCLLIKGSHLIVLGRPNQIIKLRQLF